The Flavobacteriales bacterium genome includes a window with the following:
- a CDS encoding aldehyde dehydrogenase — MKILNYIDGTHFPAESNEWLENVNPATGSVFSQIASSHKPDVEKAYQAAEKAFPVWSGMSKQERSEILLKISQGITENLEELALAESTDNGKPLKLAKSVDIPRAASNMAFFATAILHDSQKAYEMDGLAINYTQRKPLGVVGCISPWNLPLYLFTWKIAPALAAGNCVVAKPSEVTPYTAFLFSKICQEAGLPVGVLNIVHGLGPNVGQAIVEHPNIKAISFTGGTKTGEQIAKIAAPMFKKLSLELGGKNPVMVFDDCDFDQMIKGVVRSSFANQGQICLCGSRIYVQKGIYDRFIQAFLERVKKLKVGNPLAEDTKVGALVSEPHLEKVMSYIELAQEEGGEILHGGNRVYPEGFEKGFYLEPTVIAELNTCDRVNQEEIFGPVVSIIPFENDTDVLAQANDTQYGLTAVLWTQDLTRAHQLAHQLDTGIVWINTWLLRDLRTPFGGAKNSGVGREGGFKALHFFTEEKNICIRI, encoded by the coding sequence ATGAAAATCCTTAATTATATTGACGGAACACATTTTCCTGCCGAATCAAATGAATGGTTAGAAAATGTGAATCCAGCAACAGGCTCGGTTTTTTCTCAAATAGCATCGAGTCATAAACCAGATGTAGAAAAAGCCTACCAAGCAGCTGAAAAAGCGTTTCCCGTATGGTCTGGAATGAGTAAGCAAGAACGCTCGGAAATTCTTTTGAAAATCTCACAAGGAATTACCGAAAATCTTGAAGAATTGGCACTTGCAGAGTCAACAGATAACGGAAAGCCTCTGAAATTGGCAAAATCTGTAGATATCCCTAGAGCCGCTTCCAATATGGCATTTTTTGCTACAGCTATTCTTCATGATAGCCAGAAAGCCTACGAAATGGATGGTTTGGCAATCAATTATACACAAAGAAAACCTTTGGGTGTTGTGGGTTGTATTTCTCCATGGAATTTGCCACTATATCTTTTTACATGGAAAATTGCTCCCGCTTTGGCAGCAGGAAATTGTGTGGTAGCAAAACCTAGTGAAGTGACACCATATACCGCATTTTTATTTTCAAAAATATGCCAAGAAGCTGGGCTTCCAGTTGGAGTTCTCAATATTGTTCATGGCTTGGGTCCTAATGTAGGACAAGCTATTGTAGAGCATCCAAACATAAAAGCTATTTCCTTTACGGGAGGAACAAAAACAGGTGAGCAGATTGCAAAAATTGCCGCTCCAATGTTTAAAAAACTTTCATTAGAGCTTGGAGGGAAAAACCCAGTGATGGTTTTTGATGACTGCGATTTCGATCAAATGATCAAAGGAGTGGTGCGTTCTTCATTTGCAAACCAAGGACAAATTTGCCTTTGTGGATCTAGAATCTATGTTCAGAAAGGAATTTATGACCGTTTTATCCAAGCATTTCTCGAAAGAGTAAAAAAACTCAAAGTAGGAAATCCACTTGCCGAGGATACAAAAGTGGGTGCATTGGTTTCTGAGCCACATCTTGAGAAAGTGATGTCTTATATAGAACTTGCCCAAGAAGAAGGAGGGGAAATTTTGCATGGTGGAAACCGTGTGTATCCAGAAGGATTTGAAAAAGGATTTTACCTAGAACCTACCGTGATTGCAGAGTTGAATACCTGTGATAGAGTCAATCAAGAAGAGATTTTTGGACCTGTTGTATCAATTATTCCATTTGAAAATGATACAGACGTTTTGGCTCAAGCCAATGATACTCAGTATGGGCTTACAGCCGTTCTGTGGACACAAGATTTAACCAGAGCCCATCAATTAGCTCATCAATTAGATACAGGAATTGTATGGATTAATACTTGGTTATTAAGAGACTTGAGAACCCCATTTGGAGGTGCAAAAAACTCAGGAGTAGGTAGGGAAGGAGGATTTAAAGCCTTGCATTTCTTTACAGAAGAAAAGAATATCTGTATCCGAATATAG
- a CDS encoding CoA transferase subunit A produces MINKTVNNAEEAVKDIQDGMTLMLGGFGLCGIPENSISALVKQGTKELTCISNNAGVDDFGIGLMLQQKQVKKMISSYVGENAEFERQLLSGELEVELIPQGTLAERCRAAGAGIPAFFTPAGVGTEVAEGKETREFNGKTYLMEEAFDADFAIVKAWKGDTAGNLIFKGTARNFNPMMATAGKITIAEVEELVPAGTLDPNQIHTPGIYIQRIFQGVDYEKRIEQRTVRES; encoded by the coding sequence ATGATCAACAAAACAGTAAACAATGCCGAAGAAGCCGTAAAAGATATTCAAGACGGAATGACACTCATGCTTGGAGGATTTGGACTTTGTGGAATCCCAGAAAATTCTATTTCCGCTTTAGTTAAGCAAGGAACAAAAGAACTTACTTGTATTTCTAATAACGCTGGAGTAGATGATTTTGGAATAGGATTGATGTTGCAACAAAAGCAAGTGAAAAAAATGATTTCTTCTTATGTAGGAGAAAATGCCGAGTTTGAGCGTCAATTGCTTTCAGGCGAACTAGAAGTAGAACTGATCCCACAAGGAACTCTTGCAGAAAGATGTAGAGCCGCAGGTGCAGGAATTCCAGCATTTTTCACACCAGCAGGAGTAGGAACAGAAGTTGCTGAAGGTAAGGAAACTAGAGAATTCAATGGGAAGACCTATTTAATGGAAGAAGCTTTTGATGCCGATTTTGCCATTGTAAAAGCTTGGAAAGGAGATACCGCAGGAAATTTAATATTTAAAGGAACTGCAAGAAATTTTAATCCCATGATGGCAACAGCTGGTAAAATTACCATTGCAGAAGTGGAAGAGCTAGTACCTGCAGGAACATTAGATCCAAATCAAATTCACACTCCAGGAATTTATATTCAAAGAATTTTTCAAGGAGTAGATTACGAAAAGAGAATAGAACAAAGAACGGTAAGAGAATCATAG
- a CDS encoding transglycosylase domain-containing protein encodes MEKIKSILNKIWTFLRPLFVKLLALDAEGTARQKLTTRIIRVFWIVITLPLIVISFGLLFASLGWFGDLPTVEDIEHPENNFATEVMSTDGKVLGKYYRENRTPVKFYELPNNLHKALVATEDERFYEHSGIDAYGLSRAVLKRLIGKNTGGASTITQQLAKMLFTGERDKSKLGRLQQKFKEWVISARLERQYTKQEIIAMYFNKFDFIRQAVGIKSASKIYFNKDNPKDLELHECAVLVGMAKNPSMYNPLSRPKRALNRRNTVFGQMLRNGLITEAEKDSLRALPLGLKYTRESHDTGLSTYFREFIRQELTTWCKQNKKPNGEPYNLYSDGLRIHTTIDSRLQAYAEKAVSKHNKELQKTFYKRMSYYKSAPWPWNYSKKKIKKNLEQSKKRTERYRVMKKAGASQKEIDKAFNTKTKMRLYTMKGMVDTVLTPMDSILHMKWFLHHSLMSMDPQTGFVKAWVGGINHSVFKYDNVHQGRRQVGSTFKPFVYATAIDQHNFSPCDMVPNAQVVFEKENWNLRKDWIPKNSDGKYGGEKSLADALANSTNTITAFLMKKVGPKKVIQLARKAGIESEIPSSPSICLGTPDISLFEMVGSYGAFANKGIYTKPIYITKIEDRNGTIIYQYAPETKAVLSEEKAYVMLKLMEGVSKYGSGARLRSKYKFYNPIAGKTGTTQSNKDGWFMGIVPNLVTGVWTGHEDQAIRFRKTKYGQGANMALPIWAEYMKMAYADKTLNISDKSFERPAQKMTIETNCKKKDQDQDNPSFGIDSPDLEF; translated from the coding sequence ATGGAAAAAATTAAATCAATATTAAATAAAATATGGACTTTCCTTCGTCCACTTTTTGTAAAGTTACTCGCACTAGACGCAGAAGGAACAGCAAGACAAAAACTCACTACCAGAATTATACGTGTATTTTGGATTGTGATTACTTTGCCATTAATTGTCATCAGTTTTGGTTTGCTCTTCGCCTCTTTAGGATGGTTTGGAGACCTGCCAACGGTGGAAGATATCGAACACCCTGAAAACAATTTTGCAACAGAAGTAATGAGTACAGATGGGAAAGTGTTAGGGAAATATTATAGAGAAAATAGAACACCAGTAAAATTTTATGAACTCCCCAATAATTTGCATAAAGCGCTCGTAGCCACAGAAGATGAACGCTTTTATGAACACTCAGGAATTGATGCTTATGGATTAAGCCGTGCGGTGCTCAAAAGACTCATTGGGAAAAACACAGGAGGAGCATCAACCATTACACAGCAGCTTGCAAAAATGCTGTTTACGGGAGAAAGAGATAAAAGTAAACTAGGAAGGTTACAACAGAAATTTAAAGAGTGGGTGATCTCAGCACGATTGGAAAGGCAATATACCAAACAGGAAATTATTGCTATGTACTTCAATAAATTCGATTTTATTCGCCAAGCAGTGGGAATCAAATCGGCATCAAAAATCTATTTTAATAAAGACAATCCAAAAGATCTTGAGCTTCATGAATGTGCCGTATTAGTCGGGATGGCTAAAAACCCTTCCATGTATAATCCGCTTTCAAGACCCAAAAGAGCATTAAACAGAAGAAATACGGTTTTTGGACAAATGCTTAGAAACGGACTTATAACCGAAGCAGAAAAAGATAGTTTGAGAGCTTTACCATTAGGTTTAAAATACACAAGAGAAAGTCATGATACAGGACTTTCAACTTATTTTAGAGAATTTATTCGTCAAGAACTAACCACTTGGTGTAAGCAAAATAAAAAGCCCAATGGAGAGCCTTATAATCTTTATTCTGATGGATTGAGAATTCATACAACCATAGATTCGCGCCTTCAAGCATATGCTGAAAAAGCTGTTTCTAAACACAATAAAGAACTTCAGAAAACATTCTACAAAAGAATGTCTTATTATAAAAGTGCTCCATGGCCTTGGAATTATTCAAAAAAGAAGATCAAGAAGAACTTAGAGCAAAGTAAAAAACGCACGGAGCGTTACCGAGTAATGAAAAAGGCGGGAGCTTCTCAAAAAGAAATTGACAAAGCCTTTAATACCAAAACCAAAATGCGTCTTTACACCATGAAAGGAATGGTGGATACTGTATTAACACCCATGGATTCTATTTTACACATGAAATGGTTTCTCCATCATTCATTGATGAGTATGGATCCTCAAACAGGTTTTGTAAAAGCGTGGGTGGGAGGAATAAACCACTCGGTCTTTAAATATGATAATGTACATCAAGGAAGAAGACAAGTAGGTTCTACCTTTAAGCCATTTGTGTATGCAACAGCTATAGATCAGCATAATTTTTCGCCATGTGATATGGTGCCAAACGCGCAAGTAGTTTTTGAAAAAGAAAACTGGAATTTAAGAAAAGATTGGATTCCCAAAAACTCCGATGGAAAATACGGTGGGGAAAAAAGCTTGGCAGATGCATTGGCAAACTCCACAAATACCATCACTGCATTCCTAATGAAAAAAGTAGGACCTAAAAAAGTTATTCAATTGGCACGTAAAGCAGGAATAGAATCAGAGATTCCAAGTTCACCGAGTATTTGTTTAGGTACACCAGATATTAGTCTCTTTGAAATGGTAGGATCTTATGGTGCATTTGCGAATAAAGGAATTTATACAAAGCCGATTTATATTACCAAAATTGAAGATAGAAATGGAACCATTATTTATCAATACGCCCCAGAAACTAAAGCCGTTTTGAGTGAAGAGAAAGCTTATGTAATGCTCAAACTTATGGAAGGAGTCTCAAAATATGGTTCGGGAGCGAGATTAAGATCAAAATATAAATTCTATAACCCCATTGCAGGAAAAACCGGGACAACCCAAAGCAATAAAGATGGATGGTTTATGGGAATTGTACCAAATCTCGTAACTGGTGTTTGGACAGGGCACGAAGATCAAGCCATTCGTTTTAGAAAAACCAAATATGGGCAAGGGGCTAATATGGCACTTCCTATTTGGGCAGAGTATATGAAAATGGCCTACGCCGATAAAACACTGAATATTTCTGATAAAAGTTTTGAAAGACCTGCTCAGAAAATGACCATAGAAACAAACTGTAAAAAGAAAGATCAGGATCAAGATAATCCCTCTTTTGGTATCGATAGTCCAGACTTAGAATTCTAA
- a CDS encoding gliding motility lipoprotein GldH: MLKKNILIFLLGMLLYSCGSEVFVSEVKTINSDGWNADESHSFNFDLNEENTKDLDLFIHLQHNNDYRFQNIYFFSKITFPDFSTKKDTLQYYLAEKNGKWMGSGMSNSKTILLHYPLNLRQKGNYKLELTQAMRTEKLTGIEKLAISIEHGKN; encoded by the coding sequence ATGTTAAAAAAGAATATCCTTATTTTTTTATTAGGAATGCTTTTGTATTCCTGCGGTTCAGAAGTGTTTGTTTCTGAGGTTAAAACCATAAACTCAGACGGATGGAATGCTGATGAATCTCACTCTTTTAACTTTGATTTGAATGAAGAAAACACAAAGGATTTGGATTTATTCATTCATCTACAACACAATAATGACTATCGTTTTCAAAATATTTACTTTTTCTCAAAGATTACTTTTCCAGATTTTAGCACAAAAAAAGATACCTTGCAGTATTATTTGGCAGAAAAAAATGGGAAATGGATGGGAAGTGGAATGTCTAACTCTAAAACCATTTTACTTCATTATCCCTTAAATCTTCGTCAGAAAGGAAATTATAAACTTGAGCTTACTCAAGCAATGAGAACAGAAAAACTAACAGGAATTGAAAAATTAGCTATTAGTATAGAACATGGAAAAAATTAA
- a CDS encoding DNA polymerase III subunit delta': MQFEKILGQEHNIQRFLDSVQNQHIAHAQFIADAGNGSGFAFAWAVAQYLLCKNPSENDACGDCQPCRLTAQLQHPDLHFSFPLVRSQKNGDKNSFLSAWRKMVLANPYSNMDDWIREGEFQTKQSIIDIKEAASILKDLSLRPFMGSYKILVVWQPQKMNIAASNKLLKFIEEPQGKTLILFVGDSWEDILPTLQSRMQKTRLQPIADDEIARYLINEKNINPNLAEDISVVADGNISLAIRWLQDSEDLQLYSQLFVQWMRLSFQALQKKSLDKLVLWVSEMSKLGRGKQIKFLDFSAQYIRKSFLANYQMDQLSSFRLKDVQFDLSKFSPFIHAQNYQEIIEELELASKHIARNANAKIVFLDLAFKIARNLHRKLKIESNGM, translated from the coding sequence ATGCAATTTGAGAAAATATTAGGACAAGAACATAATATTCAGCGGTTTTTAGATAGTGTTCAGAATCAGCATATTGCTCATGCTCAGTTTATTGCTGATGCTGGGAATGGTTCTGGTTTTGCATTTGCTTGGGCAGTAGCTCAGTATTTGCTATGTAAAAACCCCAGTGAAAACGATGCATGTGGAGATTGTCAGCCCTGTCGGTTAACGGCACAGCTTCAACATCCCGATTTGCATTTTAGTTTTCCACTGGTGAGGTCTCAAAAAAATGGCGATAAAAACAGTTTTCTCTCCGCTTGGAGAAAAATGGTACTTGCCAATCCTTATTCCAATATGGATGACTGGATTCGGGAAGGAGAATTTCAAACTAAGCAGAGTATCATTGATATAAAAGAAGCAGCAAGTATTCTCAAAGATTTGTCTTTAAGACCTTTTATGGGTTCTTATAAAATCTTGGTGGTTTGGCAACCCCAAAAAATGAATATAGCCGCTTCCAATAAATTGCTCAAATTCATCGAAGAGCCACAAGGAAAAACACTTATTTTGTTTGTGGGCGATTCTTGGGAAGATATTTTGCCCACCCTACAATCTAGGATGCAAAAAACAAGGCTACAACCCATTGCAGATGATGAAATAGCAAGGTATTTAATCAATGAGAAAAATATAAACCCAAACTTAGCCGAAGATATTTCGGTAGTTGCTGATGGTAATATTTCTTTGGCAATAAGATGGTTACAAGATTCAGAAGATTTACAATTGTATTCTCAATTGTTTGTCCAATGGATGCGACTGAGTTTTCAAGCTTTACAAAAGAAAAGCCTAGATAAACTCGTGCTTTGGGTGTCTGAAATGTCAAAACTTGGAAGAGGAAAACAAATAAAATTTTTAGATTTTTCGGCACAATATATCCGAAAATCATTTTTGGCAAATTATCAAATGGATCAGTTGTCAAGTTTTCGCCTAAAAGATGTTCAATTCGATTTATCGAAATTTAGTCCTTTTATACATGCTCAAAATTATCAAGAGATTATAGAAGAATTGGAATTGGCAAGCAAGCATATAGCAAGAAATGCCAATGCAAAAATTGTTTTTTTGGATCTAGCATTCAAAATAGCAAGAAATCTTCATAGGAAACTAAAAATAGAATCCAATGGGATGTAA